One genomic segment of Mesoterricola silvestris includes these proteins:
- a CDS encoding lipase family protein: MKRLFKALGLALAILGPAPAAKPPETLLPTRPGDPACWSTFVACAEFIEQWTGPRMPDWVVHSSPLSYGSRKPLYDDLGRPLLDDGGRQRCQPTHQSGRVFFPPAWRMRGGRRMPIVIYSHGTSLLKDGVPSQFGGHEWVFGAAAAAYYGFAVAMPDQPGMGGDGTSFHPYCHGRSLAYAIVDAIPAIRDRFAEDPYVAASAYQWDGRVFLLGYSEGGYASLAAAREMETHREAYGGDAGFQLAGSACMAGPFDISGTTRRQILARNRPFNHPFFIPYVLLGYHAIYGRILDPLETLCKRLLDSREDGNILQWSNGFTDGMEADCRIAARMGRAPGGVVLRDLLNPDWVARELDDPAFASGPLKGILEENDVAVGWTPTRPILFCQSPDDRDVPVENTKRAMGALGAAIRGAGGEPGALLTFRSLGAPGEGISHLGGVLLAIPAAFDWIYRAPSEQPSAVSPTVLNIPGQSAVVAGDRSPHAPTTQRQAQPVRPDRPGGDAVPAPAHPGDGLPGPSNG; the protein is encoded by the coding sequence ATGAAACGCCTTTTCAAGGCCCTGGGCCTCGCCCTGGCCATCCTGGGGCCCGCCCCGGCCGCCAAGCCCCCCGAAACCCTGCTCCCCACCCGGCCCGGCGATCCGGCCTGCTGGTCCACCTTCGTGGCCTGCGCCGAATTCATCGAACAATGGACCGGTCCCCGGATGCCGGACTGGGTGGTGCATTCCTCCCCGCTCAGCTACGGGTCCCGGAAGCCCCTCTACGATGACCTGGGCCGGCCCCTCCTGGACGACGGCGGGCGCCAGCGCTGCCAGCCCACCCACCAGAGCGGCCGCGTGTTCTTCCCCCCCGCCTGGCGCATGCGGGGCGGCCGGCGCATGCCCATCGTCATCTACAGCCACGGCACCTCCCTTCTCAAGGACGGCGTGCCGTCGCAATTCGGGGGCCACGAGTGGGTCTTCGGGGCGGCCGCGGCCGCTTACTACGGGTTCGCGGTGGCCATGCCGGACCAGCCGGGCATGGGCGGGGACGGGACCTCCTTCCATCCCTACTGCCACGGCAGGTCCCTGGCCTATGCCATCGTGGACGCCATTCCGGCCATCCGGGACCGCTTCGCGGAGGATCCCTACGTGGCCGCCAGCGCCTACCAGTGGGACGGGCGCGTCTTCCTCCTGGGCTATTCCGAGGGGGGCTACGCCTCCCTGGCCGCAGCCCGGGAGATGGAGACCCACCGGGAGGCCTACGGGGGCGACGCCGGGTTCCAGCTCGCGGGGTCGGCCTGCATGGCGGGGCCCTTCGACATCTCCGGCACCACCCGCCGCCAGATCCTGGCCCGGAACCGGCCCTTCAACCACCCCTTCTTCATTCCCTACGTGCTCCTGGGCTACCACGCGATCTACGGGCGCATCCTGGATCCCCTGGAAACCCTGTGCAAACGCCTGCTCGACTCCCGGGAGGACGGCAATATCCTGCAGTGGTCCAACGGATTCACGGACGGCATGGAGGCGGACTGCCGCATCGCCGCCCGCATGGGCCGCGCCCCCGGGGGCGTGGTCCTCCGGGATCTGCTCAACCCGGACTGGGTGGCGCGGGAGCTGGACGACCCGGCCTTCGCCTCGGGTCCCCTGAAGGGGATCCTGGAGGAGAACGATGTGGCGGTGGGCTGGACGCCCACCCGGCCCATCCTCTTCTGCCAGAGTCCCGACGACCGGGATGTGCCGGTGGAGAACACGAAGCGGGCCATGGGCGCCCTGGGGGCCGCCATCCGCGGCGCCGGGGGGGAACCCGGGGCCCTGCTCACGTTCCGGAGCCTGGGCGCGCCCGGGGAGGGCATCTCCCACCTGGGGGGGGTGCTCCTGGCCATTCCGGCGGCCTTCGACTGGATCTACCGGGCCCCGAGCGAACAACCGAGCGCTGTATCTCCAACAGTACTAAACATTCCTGGCCAATCTGCCGTTGTGGCAGGGGATCGGAGTCCCCATGCCCCCACGACCCAGCGCCAGGCTCAACCTGTTCGGCCAGACCGTCCTGGTGGTGACGCTGTCCCTGCTCCCGCTCATCCTGGTGACGGCCTTCCTGGTCCTTCCAACGGTTGA
- a CDS encoding cache domain-containing protein, translated as MPPRPSARLNLFGQTVLVVTLSLLPLILVTAFLVLPTVERQVTEDRENATRVAVESVFGILQEFDARARRGELTVDQAKAQAVSVIRTLRYNKEEYFWINDLTPRMVMHPYKPELDGKDLSQSKDPSGKFLFNEMVAVCRARGGGFVPYLWPRQGETLPVPKISYVKAFAPWGWMVGNGVYIDDVQREYASIRNRIALFTGIATLVALANGVIFAKRVLSPVRTLAGNLTEQMEGLSRGDLRVSAAATSTGDLSRVAAAFNQAVGAFGGLVKDLGAVAARLDEEASTLQASAGSMARETLELSQGMRAGRQDAEEVSQAIGGLSRALEGMAEGLAEARGQALATLEAAGQGSLHGRETSEAMAGIRSAFGKMASAVRIIQDIARQTNLLSLNAAIEAAKAGAQGKGFAVVAEEVRKLAERSSAAAKEIAGLIEESDTTVTEGESTVAGIVAALGRIGGQTEAMAGHIRDLDAALKAQAETGRQVADRTHRVIQRLGEDTRAAEALNGTVGLVAETARHQSESADRLLERIRTFRT; from the coding sequence ATGCCCCCACGACCCAGCGCCAGGCTCAACCTGTTCGGCCAGACCGTCCTGGTGGTGACGCTGTCCCTGCTCCCGCTCATCCTGGTGACGGCCTTCCTGGTCCTTCCAACGGTTGAGCGGCAGGTCACCGAGGACCGGGAGAACGCCACCCGGGTGGCGGTGGAAAGCGTCTTCGGGATCCTCCAGGAATTCGACGCCCGGGCCCGGCGGGGGGAACTCACGGTGGACCAGGCCAAGGCCCAGGCGGTATCCGTCATCCGGACCCTGCGCTACAACAAGGAGGAGTACTTCTGGATCAACGACCTCACCCCCCGCATGGTCATGCACCCCTACAAGCCGGAACTGGACGGGAAGGACCTCAGCCAGAGCAAGGACCCCTCGGGCAAGTTCCTCTTCAACGAGATGGTGGCGGTGTGCAGGGCCCGGGGGGGCGGGTTCGTGCCCTACCTGTGGCCCCGGCAGGGGGAGACGCTGCCCGTGCCCAAGATCTCGTACGTGAAGGCCTTCGCCCCCTGGGGCTGGATGGTGGGGAACGGGGTCTACATCGATGACGTGCAGCGGGAGTACGCCTCCATCCGGAACCGCATCGCCCTGTTCACGGGCATCGCCACCCTGGTGGCCCTGGCCAACGGGGTGATCTTCGCCAAGCGGGTGCTCAGCCCCGTGCGGACCCTGGCCGGCAACCTCACGGAGCAGATGGAAGGCCTGTCCCGGGGGGATCTCCGGGTGAGCGCCGCCGCCACCTCCACCGGCGACCTGAGCCGGGTGGCCGCGGCCTTCAACCAGGCCGTGGGGGCCTTCGGCGGGCTCGTGAAGGACCTGGGGGCGGTGGCCGCCCGGCTGGACGAGGAGGCTTCGACCCTCCAGGCCAGCGCGGGCTCCATGGCCCGGGAGACCCTGGAACTCTCCCAGGGCATGAGGGCCGGACGCCAGGACGCCGAGGAGGTTTCCCAGGCCATCGGCGGCCTTTCCCGCGCCCTGGAGGGGATGGCCGAGGGCCTGGCGGAGGCCCGGGGGCAGGCCCTGGCCACCCTGGAGGCCGCGGGCCAGGGCTCCTTGCACGGGCGGGAGACCTCCGAGGCCATGGCGGGCATCCGGAGCGCCTTCGGGAAGATGGCTTCGGCCGTGCGCATCATCCAGGACATCGCCCGCCAGACCAACCTCCTGAGCCTCAACGCCGCCATCGAGGCCGCCAAGGCCGGGGCCCAGGGCAAGGGCTTCGCGGTGGTGGCCGAGGAGGTGCGCAAGCTGGCGGAGCGCTCCAGCGCGGCCGCCAAGGAGATCGCGGGCCTCATCGAGGAGAGCGACACCACCGTCACCGAGGGCGAATCCACCGTGGCCGGCATCGTCGCCGCCCTGGGCCGCATCGGGGGCCAGACGGAGGCCATGGCCGGGCACATCCGGGACCTGGACGCGGCCCTCAAGGCCCAGGCCGAGACCGGCCGCCAGGTGGCCGACCGCACCCACCGGGTCATCCAGCGCCTGGGGGAGGACACCCGGGCGGCCGAGGCCCTCAACGGCACCGTGGGCCTGGTGGCCGAGACCGCCCGCCACCAGTCCGAATCCGCGGACAGGCTCCTGGAGCGCATCAGGACGTTCCGCACCTGA
- a CDS encoding MFS transporter — MNPRIVALLMAFLVMGFGDLRGSFLGISREVFGISAAQGALIPMAGASAFALCALPVGLLATRRGKRFVLQAGLLLTAAAHALPWFVLSRYEHLLAAIFLIGAGMTFLLVSGNPLLRDVTEPARYSRNLTFAQFFKSLGSIAGPSLVPLVVVLGLTWKGVFPVFALASLAVWAVVTWVPFPETPAERPASLKGMLALLGTPPLRGKILGIFLFSGSEMGMNNFLASHLWLTFGMDIQKEAITWGQGLFWVSQGAGRLLGTLALGYLSTRSFLRVCSVGSLLGLGGLILGSREVAIASVVLCGLAFSNVWPCLFALTLEARPDRSSEIGGLAVMANVGGAFLPLLMGAVTDHSAVRWAFLVPLGALAYVAGLARLRCGTS, encoded by the coding sequence ATGAACCCGCGGATCGTGGCATTGCTCATGGCCTTCCTGGTGATGGGCTTCGGGGACCTGCGGGGGAGCTTCCTGGGCATCTCCCGGGAGGTGTTCGGCATCTCGGCGGCCCAGGGGGCGCTGATCCCCATGGCCGGCGCCTCGGCCTTCGCCCTGTGCGCCCTGCCCGTGGGGCTGCTGGCCACCCGCCGGGGCAAACGGTTCGTCCTCCAGGCCGGGCTCCTGCTGACGGCCGCCGCCCATGCCCTGCCGTGGTTCGTCCTTTCGCGGTACGAGCACCTCCTGGCCGCCATCTTCCTCATCGGCGCGGGGATGACCTTCCTGCTGGTGTCGGGCAACCCGCTGCTGCGGGATGTGACCGAACCCGCCCGCTATTCCCGGAACCTCACCTTCGCCCAGTTCTTCAAGAGCCTGGGCTCCATCGCGGGCCCCTCCCTGGTGCCCCTGGTGGTGGTCCTGGGGCTCACCTGGAAGGGCGTCTTCCCGGTGTTCGCCCTGGCGTCCCTGGCGGTGTGGGCGGTGGTCACCTGGGTCCCCTTCCCGGAAACGCCCGCGGAGCGCCCCGCCTCCCTCAAGGGGATGCTGGCCCTGCTGGGGACGCCCCCCCTGCGCGGGAAGATCCTGGGCATCTTCCTCTTTTCGGGCTCGGAAATGGGCATGAACAACTTCCTGGCCAGCCACCTGTGGCTCACCTTCGGCATGGATATCCAGAAGGAGGCCATCACCTGGGGGCAGGGGCTCTTCTGGGTGAGCCAGGGGGCGGGCCGGCTCCTGGGGACCCTGGCCCTGGGCTACCTGTCCACCCGGTCCTTCCTGCGGGTGTGCTCGGTGGGCTCCCTCCTGGGCCTGGGGGGCCTGATCCTGGGCTCCCGGGAGGTGGCCATCGCCTCCGTGGTGCTGTGCGGCCTGGCCTTCTCCAACGTGTGGCCCTGCCTGTTCGCCCTGACCCTGGAGGCCCGCCCGGACCGGTCCTCGGAGATCGGGGGCCTGGCGGTCATGGCCAATGTGGGCGGGGCCTTCCTGCCGCTGCTCATGGGGGCCGTCACGGACCACAGCGCGGTGCGCTGGGCCTTCCTGGTGCCCCTGGGGGCCCTGGCCTACGTGGCGGGTCTGGCCCGGCTCAGGTGCGGAACGTCCTGA
- a CDS encoding sensor histidine kinase, producing the protein MTHDLQAALLTFALALGVPGAAQPREAGTPFLRSFSPTEAGGSHPQNWAFAQGPGGLLYVGNGLGVLEYDGVKWRLLEAGGPVRALAWGPDGKLYVGGDGGETGCLEPDGTGGRYASFGRPQGPFTAVRGIHVLPQGTFFATREGLLLREGGRTTALLVPGGLWKSFAPGGKLYVQDQAGDLLAWSGSGLRPVPGTGALKACRIAFMVPLEGPEMLIGTRDDGLFRFDGRTLRPFATGVDAQLRAGQVYAGTRLVDGGIAVASVKAGAFLLEASGGLRFHLDHASGLRDDTVYQVFQDSQWGVWLGLNNGLARMEWPAVTSFGERDGLRSFPWAMARHKGVLYAATGQGIAYLDPAGPAPRFRDVPGIQGQCLALAEAGDDLLAVCSQRGILEVRGGRARVIAPGIRFPACILTSRVDPARVFIGSPEGIGSLRRRAGGWVEEGLVPGTREDIFAMAEPRPGVVWASSRSRGLMRAAFPAGGGAPALSRFGTAQGLPEEAYLRVSDVEGRLLVGTSRGVYVLDADGERFVPDRALGALFPEGPRAVEFLRPGPGGRIWMQTTDRERNIREAGAAVPDGRGGFRWEAGPFRTFAGADLAEIHPDADGVVWFSGPDGLFRHDPGVVTSPREGLRVCLRQVQGGDGGILAGTAPRVPYRNHSLRFTFALPSFDRESANRYQVRLEGLEEDWSPWTAVPFKEYTNLSEGSYRFRVRARDVYGRMVPEATFDFRVLPPWFRTWWAYAGFLGAAALALHLALRARTRYLRRQNQALSRTVEAHTAELVLRNQELHGLNALLSDLNEQKNQLFAIASHDLRNPLNSIVLSSELLEEEPDPAQVREISRRIRAEGMRMSDLLGRFLDYAAIEGGTVKAEPEPFPLAVLTAFAAARFGPIAGHKGIVLRVEPPADHEAFADLRFTKGILENLLSNAIKFSRPGTTVTLRAEADGPGALLTVQDQGPGFTPEDLEKVFRRFTPLSARPTGGEHSSGLGLSIVKHMADAMGARLELESRPGQGTSFRVFLPGPGGA; encoded by the coding sequence ATGACGCATGACCTCCAGGCCGCCCTCCTGACCTTCGCGCTCGCCCTGGGCGTGCCCGGGGCCGCCCAACCCAGGGAGGCGGGCACCCCCTTCCTGCGCTCCTTCTCCCCCACCGAGGCCGGCGGCTCCCACCCCCAGAACTGGGCCTTCGCCCAGGGCCCCGGGGGGCTCCTGTACGTGGGGAACGGCCTGGGGGTCCTGGAATACGACGGGGTGAAGTGGCGGCTCCTGGAGGCCGGCGGCCCCGTGCGCGCCCTGGCCTGGGGCCCGGACGGCAAGCTCTACGTGGGCGGGGACGGCGGCGAGACCGGGTGCCTGGAACCCGACGGGACCGGGGGCCGGTACGCCTCCTTCGGGAGGCCCCAGGGGCCGTTCACGGCCGTGCGCGGCATCCACGTCCTGCCCCAGGGCACCTTCTTCGCCACCCGGGAAGGCCTCCTGCTCCGGGAGGGAGGCCGGACCACGGCGCTGCTGGTGCCGGGAGGCCTCTGGAAGTCCTTCGCCCCGGGCGGAAAGCTCTACGTGCAGGACCAGGCCGGGGACCTGCTCGCGTGGAGCGGAAGCGGGCTCCGGCCCGTGCCCGGCACCGGAGCCCTCAAGGCCTGCCGCATCGCCTTCATGGTGCCCCTGGAAGGTCCGGAGATGCTCATCGGCACCCGGGACGACGGGCTCTTCCGGTTCGACGGCAGGACCCTGAGGCCCTTCGCCACCGGCGTGGACGCGCAGCTGCGCGCCGGGCAGGTATACGCCGGCACGCGGCTGGTGGACGGCGGCATCGCCGTGGCCAGCGTGAAGGCGGGGGCCTTCCTCCTCGAGGCTTCGGGGGGCCTGCGCTTCCACCTGGACCACGCCTCGGGCCTGCGGGACGACACGGTCTACCAGGTGTTCCAGGATTCCCAGTGGGGGGTCTGGCTGGGCCTGAACAACGGCCTGGCCCGCATGGAATGGCCGGCCGTGACGAGCTTCGGCGAACGCGACGGGCTGCGGAGCTTCCCCTGGGCCATGGCCCGCCACAAGGGGGTGCTGTACGCCGCCACGGGCCAGGGGATCGCCTACCTGGACCCCGCGGGCCCCGCGCCGCGGTTCCGGGACGTGCCGGGCATCCAGGGCCAGTGCCTCGCCCTGGCGGAAGCGGGGGACGACCTGCTGGCGGTGTGCAGCCAGCGGGGGATCCTGGAGGTGCGCGGGGGAAGGGCGAGGGTGATCGCCCCGGGGATCCGGTTCCCGGCCTGCATCCTGACCTCCCGCGTCGATCCCGCGCGGGTCTTCATCGGCTCCCCGGAAGGCATCGGCTCCCTGCGGAGGCGGGCCGGGGGCTGGGTGGAGGAGGGTCTGGTGCCCGGGACCCGGGAGGACATCTTCGCCATGGCGGAACCCCGGCCCGGCGTGGTGTGGGCCTCCAGCCGCTCCCGGGGCCTGATGCGCGCGGCGTTCCCGGCCGGCGGCGGCGCCCCGGCCCTCTCCCGTTTCGGCACCGCCCAGGGGCTGCCGGAGGAGGCCTACCTCCGGGTCTCGGACGTGGAGGGCAGGCTCCTGGTGGGAACCTCCCGGGGCGTCTACGTGCTGGACGCGGACGGGGAGCGGTTCGTGCCGGACCGGGCCCTGGGCGCCCTCTTCCCCGAGGGGCCCAGGGCCGTGGAATTCCTCCGTCCCGGCCCCGGCGGCCGCATCTGGATGCAGACCACGGACCGGGAGCGCAACATCCGGGAGGCCGGCGCCGCCGTTCCCGACGGCCGCGGCGGCTTCCGATGGGAGGCGGGCCCCTTCCGGACCTTCGCCGGCGCCGATCTGGCCGAGATCCACCCCGACGCCGACGGGGTGGTGTGGTTCTCGGGGCCGGACGGCCTCTTCCGCCACGATCCCGGGGTCGTCACCTCCCCCCGGGAGGGACTGCGGGTGTGCCTTCGCCAGGTGCAGGGGGGCGACGGCGGCATCCTGGCCGGGACCGCGCCCCGGGTCCCGTACCGGAACCATTCCCTGCGCTTCACCTTCGCCTTGCCCAGCTTCGACCGGGAATCCGCCAACCGCTACCAGGTCCGCCTGGAGGGCCTCGAGGAGGACTGGTCCCCCTGGACCGCGGTGCCGTTCAAGGAATACACGAACCTCTCCGAAGGCAGCTACCGGTTCCGGGTGCGGGCCCGGGACGTCTATGGGCGGATGGTGCCCGAGGCGACCTTCGACTTCCGGGTGCTGCCCCCGTGGTTCCGCACCTGGTGGGCCTACGCCGGGTTCCTGGGGGCGGCCGCCCTGGCGCTGCACCTGGCCCTGCGGGCCCGCACCCGGTACCTTCGCCGCCAGAACCAGGCCCTGTCCCGGACCGTGGAGGCCCACACCGCCGAACTGGTGCTGCGCAACCAGGAACTCCACGGCCTCAACGCCCTGCTGAGCGACCTGAACGAGCAGAAGAACCAGCTGTTCGCCATCGCCTCCCACGACCTGCGCAATCCCCTCAATTCCATCGTCCTCTCCTCGGAACTCCTGGAGGAGGAACCGGACCCCGCCCAGGTGCGGGAGATCTCCCGGCGGATCCGCGCCGAGGGCATGCGCATGAGCGATCTGCTGGGGCGGTTCCTGGACTACGCGGCCATCGAGGGCGGCACCGTGAAGGCGGAGCCCGAGCCCTTCCCCCTGGCGGTGCTCACGGCCTTCGCCGCCGCGCGCTTCGGCCCCATCGCCGGGCACAAGGGGATCGTGCTGCGGGTGGAGCCGCCCGCGGACCACGAGGCCTTCGCCGACCTGCGGTTCACCAAGGGGATCCTGGAGAACCTCCTGTCCAACGCCATCAAGTTCTCCCGGCCCGGCACCACCGTGACCCTGCGGGCCGAGGCCGACGGCCCGGGCGCCCTCCTCACCGTGCAGGACCAGGGCCCCGGTTTCACCCCGGAGGACCTGGAAAAGGTCTTCCGGCGCTTCACGCCCCTCAGCGCCCGCCCCACCGGCGGCGAGCATTCCTCGGGCCTGGGCCTCTCCATCGTCAAGCACATGGCCGACGCCATGGGGGCCCGGCTGGAGCTGGAAAGCCGCCCCGGCCAGGGGACGTCCTTCCGGGTCTTCCTGCCCGGCCCCGGCGGGGCCTGA
- a CDS encoding FAD binding domain-containing protein codes for MRSFLPDYAIQAPGTLAEALGILAAEPGAWTPIAGGTDLMVLFNAGRLPGRRLLDISRIYELRGIEDDPSRLSLGSLITYSELLEQRAVHQFFPNLVKSARATGALAIQNRGTLGGNIVNASPAADTPPSLLAYGAEVQLVSVRGSRWVPYDAFHLDYKKMDLAPDELVARIRLPKPQGLGFHFYRKVGTRQAQAISKVCLAAYARIEDRVVTELRVGLGSVAPVPLRARRAEAAVAGHPLEALPIEEARRAVLEDISPIDDIRASAHYRRVVTGNVLAQMLTELGQSRFTPGHP; via the coding sequence ATGAGGTCCTTCCTCCCCGACTACGCCATCCAGGCCCCCGGCACCCTGGCCGAGGCCCTGGGCATCCTGGCCGCGGAGCCCGGCGCCTGGACGCCCATCGCCGGCGGCACCGACCTGATGGTGCTGTTCAACGCGGGGCGCCTCCCGGGCCGCAGGCTGCTGGACATCTCCCGCATCTACGAGCTGCGGGGCATCGAGGACGATCCCTCGCGGCTCAGCCTGGGTTCCCTGATCACCTATTCCGAGCTGCTGGAGCAGCGCGCGGTGCACCAGTTCTTCCCCAACCTGGTGAAGAGCGCCCGGGCCACGGGGGCCCTGGCCATCCAGAACCGCGGCACCCTGGGCGGCAACATCGTCAACGCCAGCCCCGCCGCCGACACCCCGCCCAGCCTCCTGGCCTACGGCGCCGAGGTGCAGCTGGTTTCCGTGCGGGGCTCCCGGTGGGTGCCCTACGACGCCTTCCACCTGGACTACAAGAAGATGGACCTGGCCCCCGACGAGCTGGTGGCGCGGATCCGCCTGCCCAAGCCCCAGGGCCTGGGCTTCCACTTCTACCGCAAGGTGGGCACCCGGCAGGCCCAGGCCATATCCAAGGTGTGCCTGGCCGCCTATGCCCGCATCGAGGACCGGGTGGTCACGGAATTGAGGGTGGGCCTGGGCTCGGTGGCCCCCGTGCCCCTGCGGGCGCGGCGCGCCGAGGCCGCCGTGGCGGGCCACCCCCTGGAGGCCCTTCCCATCGAGGAGGCCCGCCGCGCGGTGCTGGAGGACATCAGCCCCATCGACGACATCCGCGCCTCCGCCCACTACCGGCGGGTGGTGACGGGGAACGTGCTGGCGCAGATGCTCACCGAGCTGGGCCAGTCCAGGTTCACCCCCGGACATCCTTGA
- a CDS encoding (2Fe-2S)-binding protein, translated as MPDTILLTLQVNGARRTVETHPMARLLDVLREGLRLTGTKEGCGEGECGACTVLLNGRVVNSCLIPALQAQDAVVVTVEGLAGGEALSPIQDAFLTHNAAQCGFCTPGMLMAADDLLRRCPNPDREQVREGLAGNLCRCTGYSKILDAVQAVARQGEGK; from the coding sequence ATGCCTGACACCATCCTGCTCACCCTCCAGGTCAACGGCGCGCGCCGCACGGTGGAGACCCATCCCATGGCCCGGCTCCTGGACGTCCTGCGCGAGGGCCTGCGGCTCACGGGCACCAAGGAGGGCTGCGGGGAAGGGGAGTGCGGCGCCTGCACCGTCCTGCTCAACGGCAGGGTGGTCAACAGCTGCCTCATCCCGGCCCTGCAGGCCCAGGACGCCGTGGTGGTGACCGTGGAGGGGCTGGCCGGGGGGGAGGCCCTCTCGCCCATCCAGGACGCCTTCCTCACCCACAACGCCGCCCAGTGCGGCTTCTGCACCCCCGGCATGCTCATGGCCGCCGACGACCTGCTGCGCCGCTGCCCCAACCCCGACCGGGAGCAGGTGCGGGAGGGCCTCGCCGGCAACCTGTGCCGCTGCACCGGCTATTCCAAGATCCTGGACGCGGTGCAGGCCGTGGCCCGGCAGGGGGAGGGCAAATGA
- a CDS encoding xanthine dehydrogenase family protein molybdopterin-binding subunit produces the protein MIGASTIRKEGRGKVMGSARYTDDVELPGCLVGVTVRSRCARGILRGITFGEGVPWDAITVVTAADIPGKNFVAGHVDDQPFLVPLGGTIAHAEQPVLLLAHADRAVAEKARRLVRLEVEELPPLLDIEEALACVRVIHGERNILKEIRIAKGDPDPVWAGAAHVVEGEYRTGAQEQLYLEPNAMIGTVERGAEGLEVTVSGSLQCPYYVHEALRHLFGIPGERVRVVALEMGGAFGGKEDYPSVIAGHAALLALKSGRPVRIAYDREEDMAATTKRHPSRTRIRSAFDGEGRLLALDIDFALDGGAFTTLSPVVLSRGALHAAGVYACPAVRILARAVATNTPPCGAFRGFGAPQSLFAIERHMDVAARRMGMDPVDLRRINFLREGDTMATGQVMREDPGLEGLMDRAMGEIHYRDLQKAYAVRNAWDDPVKRGVGLSVFMHGCGFTGSGEATMASVAGVEGLEDGSVAVLAASTEMGQGKNTVFCQIVAETLGLPVDMVDMAEVDTKFVPNSGPTVASRSTMVVGRILEDAARGLRLALVQGGFLAEPYGPGEFREAVRKARRSLGSLKAYGQYQANPGFAWDDKNYRGDAYPNFSWACYAAAVAVDLATFEVKVEDFATVQEVGRVVNPTLATGQIQGGVAQGIGWGLWEEVTFREGRMANNQLTNYIIPTSADLPHIRVAFLEGGSPFGPGGAKGIGELPMDGPAPALLNALRDALGDLRLDEVPMTPERILNRLEEARHA, from the coding sequence GTGATCGGGGCTTCAACCATTCGCAAGGAAGGCCGGGGCAAGGTCATGGGCTCGGCCCGGTACACGGATGACGTGGAGCTGCCCGGTTGCCTGGTTGGGGTGACGGTCCGTTCCCGGTGCGCCCGGGGCATCCTCCGGGGCATCACGTTCGGGGAGGGGGTCCCCTGGGACGCCATCACGGTGGTGACGGCCGCGGACATCCCCGGGAAGAATTTCGTGGCGGGCCACGTGGACGACCAGCCCTTCCTGGTGCCCCTGGGCGGAACCATCGCCCACGCCGAGCAGCCCGTGCTCCTCCTGGCCCATGCGGACCGGGCGGTGGCGGAGAAGGCCCGGCGCCTCGTGCGGCTCGAGGTGGAGGAACTGCCTCCCCTGCTGGACATCGAGGAGGCCCTGGCCTGCGTCCGGGTGATCCACGGCGAGCGCAACATCCTCAAGGAGATCCGCATCGCCAAGGGGGACCCGGACCCGGTGTGGGCGGGGGCCGCCCACGTGGTGGAGGGGGAGTACCGCACCGGCGCCCAGGAGCAGCTCTACCTGGAGCCCAACGCCATGATCGGCACGGTGGAGCGCGGGGCCGAAGGCCTCGAGGTCACCGTCTCCGGATCCCTGCAGTGCCCCTACTACGTGCACGAGGCCCTGAGGCACCTCTTCGGGATCCCCGGCGAACGGGTGCGGGTGGTGGCCCTGGAGATGGGGGGCGCCTTCGGCGGCAAGGAGGACTACCCGTCGGTGATCGCGGGCCACGCGGCGCTGCTGGCCCTCAAGAGCGGCCGGCCCGTGCGGATCGCCTACGACCGCGAGGAGGACATGGCCGCCACCACCAAGCGCCATCCCTCCCGCACCCGCATCCGCTCCGCCTTCGACGGGGAGGGCCGGCTCCTGGCCCTGGACATCGATTTCGCCCTGGACGGCGGCGCCTTCACGACCCTCTCCCCCGTGGTGCTGAGCCGGGGGGCCCTGCACGCCGCGGGCGTCTACGCCTGCCCCGCGGTGCGGATCCTGGCCCGGGCCGTGGCCACCAACACGCCCCCCTGCGGGGCCTTCCGGGGCTTCGGCGCCCCCCAGAGCCTCTTCGCCATCGAGCGCCACATGGACGTGGCCGCGCGCCGCATGGGCATGGACCCCGTGGACCTGCGCCGGATCAACTTCCTGCGCGAGGGCGACACCATGGCCACGGGCCAGGTCATGCGGGAGGACCCGGGGCTGGAGGGCCTCATGGACCGCGCCATGGGCGAGATCCACTACCGGGACCTGCAGAAGGCCTACGCCGTGCGCAACGCCTGGGACGACCCCGTGAAGCGGGGCGTGGGCCTGTCGGTGTTCATGCACGGCTGCGGATTCACCGGGAGCGGCGAGGCCACCATGGCCTCCGTGGCCGGGGTGGAGGGGCTCGAGGACGGCTCGGTGGCGGTGCTGGCGGCCTCCACCGAAATGGGCCAGGGCAAGAACACCGTCTTCTGCCAGATCGTGGCCGAGACCCTGGGGCTGCCGGTGGACATGGTGGACATGGCGGAGGTGGACACGAAGTTCGTGCCCAACAGCGGTCCCACCGTGGCCTCCCGCAGCACCATGGTGGTGGGCCGCATCCTGGAGGACGCCGCCCGGGGGTTGCGCCTGGCCCTGGTGCAGGGCGGGTTCCTGGCGGAGCCCTACGGGCCCGGGGAGTTCCGGGAGGCGGTGCGGAAGGCCCGGCGGAGCCTGGGCTCCCTGAAGGCCTACGGCCAGTACCAGGCCAACCCCGGCTTCGCCTGGGACGACAAGAACTACCGGGGCGACGCATACCCCAACTTCTCCTGGGCCTGCTACGCGGCCGCGGTGGCCGTGGACCTGGCCACCTTCGAGGTGAAGGTGGAGGACTTCGCCACGGTTCAGGAGGTGGGCCGGGTGGTGAACCCGACGCTGGCCACGGGCCAGATCCAGGGCGGCGTGGCCCAGGGCATCGGCTGGGGGCTCTGGGAGGAGGTCACCTTCCGGGAGGGCCGCATGGCCAACAACCAGCTCACCAACTACATCATCCCCACCTCCGCCGACCTGCCCCACATCCGGGTGGCCTTCCTGGAAGGGGGCAGCCCCTTCGGGCCCGGCGGGGCCAAGGGCATCGGGGAGCTGCCCATGGACGGGCCGGCCCCGGCCCTCCTCAACGCCCTGCGGGACGCCCTGGGCGACCTGCGCCTGGACGAGGTCCCCATGACCCCCGAACGGATCCTGAACCGCCTGGAGGAGGCCCGCCATGCCTGA